Proteins encoded within one genomic window of Ailuropoda melanoleuca isolate Jingjing chromosome 16, ASM200744v2, whole genome shotgun sequence:
- the SLC3A2 gene encoding 4F2 cell-surface antigen heavy chain — protein sequence MSQDTEVDLKEVELNELEPEKQPMNAPSGAAMAAVVAGGAEKNGLVKIKVADDEAEAAAAAKFTGLSKEELLKVAGSPGWVRTRWALLVLFWLGWLGMLAGAVVIIVRAPRCRELPAQSWWHKGALYRIGDLQAFQGPEGGDLAGLKEHLDYLSTLKVKGFVLGPIHKNQKDDLAGTNLEQIDPTFGSKEDFDNLLQSAKKKSIQVILDLTPNYRGENSWFLPTEVNTVATKMQDALSFWLQAGVDGFQVRNVEHLTDATLFLAEWQNVTKSFSEDRLLIAGTESSDLQQILSLLGSTKDLLLTSSYLSSPGFSGKRIEFLVTQFLNATDNRWCSWSLSQAGFLTSLVPAHLLRLYQLLLFTLPGTPVFSYGDEIGLEAAALPGQPAKAPFMLWDESSFPNISGPGSSNMTVKSQNEDTGSLLSLFRRLSDQRGKERSLLHGDFHVLSSGPDLFAYIRQWDQNERFLVVLNFGEVGQPARLGASGLPATASLPASVDVLLSTRLDREEGASLELEHLNLEPYEGLLLRYPYVA from the exons ATGAGCCAGGACACCGAGGTGGACCTGAAGGAGGTGGAGCTGAACGAGCTGGAGCCCGAGAAGCAGCCGATGAACGCGCCGTCCGGGGCGGCCATGGCCGCGGTCGTGGCGGGCGGCGCCGAGAAGAACGGGCTGGTGAAGATCAAGGTGGCCGACGACGAGGCGGAGGCAGCGGCCGCGGCCAAGTTCACCGGCCTGTCCAAGGAGGAGCTGCTGAAGGTGGCGGGCAGCCCCGGCTGGGTGCGCACCCGCTGGGCGCTGCTGGTGCTCTTCTGGCTCGGCTGGCTCGGCATGCTGGCGGGCGCGGTGGTCATCATTGTGCGGGCCCCGCGCTGCCGCGAGCTGCCGGCGCAGAGTTGGTGGCACAAGGGCGCCCTCTACCGCATCGGCGACCTTCAGGCCTTCCAGGGCCCCGAGGGGGGCGACCTAGCGG GCCTAAAGGAGCATCTCGATTACCTGAGCACCCTGAAGGTGAAGGGCTTTGTGCTGGGCCCAATTCACAAGAACCAGAAGGATGACCTCGCGGGGACCAACTTGGAACAGATCGACCCCACTTTTGGCTCCAAGGAAGACTTTGACAATCTCTTGCAGTCCGCCAAGAAAAAGA GCATCCAGGTCATTCTGGACCTCACTCCCAACTACAGGGGTGAGAATTCGTGGTTCCTCCCCACGGAGGTTAACACTGTGGCCACCAAGATGCAG GATGCTCTGAGTTTTTGGCTGCAGGCTGGTGTGGATGGGTTCCAGGTTCGGAATGTGGAGCATCTGACA gatGCGACTTTGTTCTTGGCTGAGTGGCAGAATGTGACCAAGAGCTTTAGTGAAGATAG GCTCTTGATTGCAGGGACCGAGTCCTCTGACCTTCAGCAGATTCTGAGCCTGCTTGGATCCACGAAGGACCTGTTGTTGACGAGCTCATACCTGTCAAGCCCTGGTTTCAGCGGGAAGCGCATCGAATTCCTTGTCACCCAGTTTTTGAACGCCACTGACAATCGCTGGTGCAGCTGGAGT CTGTCTCAGGCGGGGTTCCTGACTTCCCTTGTGCCGGCTCATCTCCTCCGCCTCTACCAGCTGCTGCTCTTCACCCTGCCCGGCACCCCGGTTTTCAGCTATGGAGACGAGATTGGCCTGGAGGCAGCTGCCCTTCCTGGCCAG ccTGCGAAGGCTCCGTTCATGCTCTGGGATGAATCCAGCTTTCCCAACATCTCAGGACCTGGAAGTAGCAACATGACGGTGAAG AGCCAGAATGAAGACACTggttccctcctctccctgttccGGAGGCTGAGCGATCAGCGAGGCAAGGAGCGCTCTCTGCTGCACGGAGACTTCCACGTGCTCTCGTCGGGGCCGGACCTCTTCGCCTACATCCGCCAATGGGACCAGAACGAGCGTTTCCTGGTAGTGCTCAACTTCGGGGAGGTGGGCCAGCCTGCCAGGTTGGGGGCCTCTGGTCTGCCGGCCACTGCCAGCCTGCCAGCCAGCGTCGACGTGCTGCTCAGCACCAGGCTAGACCGTGAGGAGGGTGCCTCTCTGGAGCTGGAGCACCTCAACCTGGAGCCCTACGAGGGGCTGTTGCTCCGCTACCCCTATGTGGCCTGA